From one Humulus lupulus chromosome 8, drHumLupu1.1, whole genome shotgun sequence genomic stretch:
- the LOC133794014 gene encoding ureide permease 3-like, with protein sequence MFAMEGGVVLSLGNLSTQYAWAFVGLSVTEVITASITVVIGTTLNYFLDNRINRAEILFLGVGCFLVAVCLASTVNSSNAADNREKLEGFSSKEGRKMSLSPSIGGENDT encoded by the exons ATGTTTGCAATGGAAGGAGGGGTGGTACTTAGCCTTGGAAATCTCTCAACTCAGTATGCTTGGGCTTTTGTTGGCTTATCAGTCACAGAAGTGATCACTGCAAGCATAACAGTTGTTAtag GAACAACCTTGAATTACTTTTTAGACAATAGAATTAATAGAGCCGAGATCCTTTTCCTTGGCGTTGGCTGCTTCTTGGTTGCAGTTTGCCTTGCTTCTACTGTCAACTCATCTAATGCAGCTGATAATAGAGAAAAGCTTGAAGGTTTTTCATCTAAAGAGGG gagaaaaatgtctctttctccatcaattggaggagaaaatgatacttaa